In Acinetobacter wanghuae, the sequence TCATTTTCTTCACCTGATGCCTGTTTTGCGGCGTCTGCATTTTTGTACAACAAGTATTTAGCACGTTGATCATGATCGGGATCATTCGGCATATGTAATGCACCTGATTGACCACAACCGATCAGTGTCGCACTTGTTGCTAAGAGACTGATGTAGCAAATGACTTTAAGCATCTGACCACCTAATAGAGTATTTTCGATGAAGTATAGCGCGATCATTCAGATGACCAAAGCGCTAAACGTTAGAGAGTATCTTTAGCGCAAAAAAAACGCCAGCGGATCACTGACGTTTTTTTTGATATGGATTATTTATGTTTCTGTTTATAAAAGCAGATATATCCAATAATCAGCAAAATAAACCAAATTGGACTCACCATTAGTGCTCGGCGCGTATCATCTTCAAATGCCAAGACACCAATCATGGCGACAAAGAAAATAATCACGATCCAACACGTCACTAAACCGCCCGGTAATTTAAAGGTCGATTGTGCATGCAGCTCTGGACGAGTTTTGTAATACACGATATAGCTCCAAATAATCATGAGCCATACGCAAATAAACAAAATAGTTGAAAGCGTGGTTGCCAAGGTAAAGGCTTCTACCGCATTTGGTACAAAGTATTGTAATGCAGCCCCTAAAATTAAACAGATGGCTGAGAAATACAATGCATTGGCAGGCACTGCTCGCGCATTTAAATGACCAAAGGCTTTTGGTGCTTGATCTTCACGAGATAA encodes:
- the lptM gene encoding LPS translocon maturation chaperone LptM, producing MLKVICYISLLATSATLIGCGQSGALHMPNDPDHDQRAKYLLYKNADAAKQASGEENDVPVEQQFATPTAPN